In a genomic window of Drosophila takahashii strain IR98-3 E-12201 chromosome 3L, DtakHiC1v2, whole genome shotgun sequence:
- the Pex1 gene encoding peroxisomal ATPase PEX1 isoform X1, with protein sequence MFKRTFKVVYRPIRSNFLLLPDQYYGVVSTYDTGCLSLQYNGRVHYASWAPQAGGGGIKDTEIGINARAAKEIGLHENDLVKCALIADVLNLKTVHVTPVSSKDWEIIELSTEKISGSVLEQTRIVNSTQILIVWINKSMQVALTVDRLKPHMNYGRIDHNTELVVAPNLYKGLSNGISNGAVEENSKLSRSKTTAQVKDDLAEKPTPLTHSSTVSNVKNTLQRNKRQDHMERLKKDLRRESSRSFEFRVIRGLWRERAQESDVYVNRKHLPEFFDLDLFYCMHTAGDKDYYVRVRTLEEDVEDDIPGTIHPSIELNANLMKLLGIKELERVVLRPKTTVVNFVEKIELFANKKTHYKIMENAFKRFVIERTQQKPMLFNQEEVVRLEDDLLVTVGILPEHFRYCVVDAQFLKESKIYAADLVRPVSEIIKEQTLPTSPLSVQDLIQLPEYDKILDQVVQELRMNLCLNADNSVMRQCNVLLAGASGTGKTVLVERILDQLSGKPDYCHFEFFYGSRSKGRKTESIQKDLRNIFTSCLQHAPAIVVLENLDVLAHSAGEQSSQDGEYYNRMADTVHQLIVQYTSNNAIAVIATVNELQTLNKRLSSPRGRHVFQTVARLPSLERADREIILRELCSHINASKDLDLVKFSNLTEGYRKCDLVQFVERAIFYAYRINKAQPVLTNDQLIESLEHTNSYCLQGIQSNQKTGSDKEANEMCVEEVPGLESVVGVLEEVLMWPSRYPTIFNASPLRNQAGVLLYGPPGTGKTYLVSQLATSWNLRIISVKGPELLAKYIGQSEENVRNLFNRARSARPCVLFFDEFDSLAPKRGHDSTGVTDRVVNQLLTELDGVEGLQGVTVIAATSRPELLDPALLRSGRIDRLVECPLPDAMARVRIFEALSSTLSLDECVDFDWFAGRTSNYTGADIQSILTSANMAAVKEALAQFGHEKLPKKISLKQKHLIESFQSTRPSLSASDVAKYHKTYARFTNKEKTSREFVAKRATLA encoded by the exons ATGTTCAAACGCACTTTTAAGGTGGTTTATCGGCCCATCAGGAGCAACTTTCTGCTCTTGCCGGACCAGTACTACGGCGTCGTTTCGACCTAT GACACGGGCTGCCTCAGCTTGCAGTACAACGGACGGGTGCACTACGCCTCCTGGGCGCCACAGGCGGGCGGGGGCGGCATCAAAGACACCGAGATTGGGATCAATGCCAGGGCGGCCAAGGAGATCG GTCTGCACGAGAATGATCTGGTCAAGTGTGCGCTCATCGCTGACGTTCTCAACCTGAAGACCGTCCACGTTACCCCCGTCTCGTCCAAGGACTGGGAGATCATA GAACTTAGCACCGAAAAGATCTCGGGCAGTGTGCTGGAGCAAACCCGCATTGTGAACTCCACCCAGATACTAATAGTTTGGATTAACAAGTCCATGCAAGTGGCGCTGACAGTGG ATCGCCTGAAGCCGCACATGAACTATGGCAGGATAGATCACAACACGGAACTCGTGGTGGCTCCCAACCTTTACAAGGGACTCAGCAATGGAATTTCGAATGGTGCTGTCGAGGAGAACTCGAAACTGTCTAGGAGTAAAACCACTGCCCAAGTTAAGGATGACCTGGCTGAGAAGCCAACGCCCCTGACTCATTCCTCGACGGTGTCCAATGTGAAGAACACGCTGCAGCGCAACAAGCGACAGGATCATATGGAGCGCCTGAAAAAGGATCTGCGTAGGGAAAGCTCGCGAAGCTTCGAGTTCCGTGTGATCCGAGGTCTTTGGCGGGAGCGGGCTCAAGAGTCGGATGTCTATGTCAACCGGAAGCATCTGCCTGAGTTCTTCGATTTGGATCTGTTCTACTGCATGCACACTGCCGGTGACAAGGATTATTACGTGAGGGTTCGCACCCTGGAGGAGGATGTCGAGGATGATATACCCGGCACCATTCATCCCTCGATCGAACTGAATGCTAATCTGATGAAATTGCTGGGCATCAAGGAACTGGAACGCGTTGTGCTAAGGCCCAAAACAACTGTGGTTAACTTTGTGGAGAAAATTGAGCTGTTTGCCAATAAGAAAACGCACTACAAAATCATGGAGAATGCATTTAAGCGGTTTGTGATAGAGAGAACTCAACAGAAGCCGATGCTCTTCAACCAGGAGGAGGTGGTGCGGCTCGAAGACGATCTGCTGGTTACTGTCGGCATCCTGCCAGAGCATTTTCGTTACTGCGTGGTGGACGCTCAGTTTCTGAAGGAGTCCAAGATCTATGCTGCGGATCTGGTGCGCCCGGTTAGCGAGATTATTAAGGAGCAGACGCTGCCGACTTCGCCACTGAGTGTCCAGGATCTCATACAGTTGCCGGAGTACGATAAGATTCTAGATCAGGTGGTTCAAGAGCTGCGCATGAATTTATGCCTAAATGCGGATAACTCCGTGATGCGGCAGTGCAATGTCTTACTTGCAGGTGCGTCGGGAACCGGCAAAACCGTTCTTGTTGAGCGAATTCTGGACCAGTTGTCGGGCAAGCCGGATTATTGCCACTTTGAGTTCTTTTACGGATCACGAAGCAAAGGACGCAAGACGGAATCCATTCAAAAGGATCTGCGCAACATCTTCACCAGTTGTCTGCAGCATGCACCTGCCATCGTGGTGCTGGAGAACTTGGATGTGTTGGCCCATTCCGCTGGTGAGCAGTCCAGTCAGGATGGCGAGTACTACAACCGAATGGCGGACACTGTGCATCAGTTGATTGTCCAGTACACCAGCAACAATGCCATCGCTGTGATCGCTACCGTTAATGAGCTGCAGACACTCAACAAGCGATTAAGTTCACCCAGAGGCCGACACGTCTTCCAGACAGTTGCTCGTCTGCCCAGTTTGGAACGAGCAGATCGAGAGATAATCCTTCGGGAGCTCTGCAGCCACATCAATGCATCCAAGGATTTGGATCTTGTGAAGTTCTCCAACCTCACGGAAGGATACCGAAAATGTGATCTTGTCCAGTTCGTAGAGCGTGCAATATTTTATGCTTATCGCATAA ACAAGGCCCAGCCTGTTCTGACCAATGATCAGCTTATTGAGTCCTTGGAGCACACAAACTCCTACTGTCTGCAGGGCATTCAGAGCAATCAAAAGACTGGAAGCGATAAAGAGGCCAATGAAATGTGTGTTGAGGAGGTGCCTGGTCTGGAGTCAGTTGTGGGCGTGCTAGAGGAGGTTCTCATGTGGCCATCACGG TATCCCACCATTTTCAATGCATCACCCCTGCGCAATCAGGCCGGAGTGCTTTTGTACGGACCACCAGGAACCGGTAAGACCTACCTGGTCTCCCAGTTGGCCACATCGTGGAACCTGCGCATAATTTCCGTCAAGGGCCCCGAGCTTTTGGCCAAATACATCGGCCAGAGCGAGGAGAATGTGCGCAACCTGTTTAATCGAGCCCGCAGCGCTCGGCCGTGTGTGCTCTTCTTCGACGAGTTCGACAGTTTGGCGCCGAAGCGTGGTCACGATTCTACGGGGGTCACAGATCGGGTGGTAAATCAACTGCTTACCGAACTCGACGGCGTTGAGGGTCTGCAGGGAGTCACCGTCATAGCAGCGACCTCTAGGCCAGAACTGTTGGATCCGGCGCTCCTTCGATCCGGTCGCATCGATCGTCTTGTGGAGTGTCCTCTGCCGGATGCAATGGCTCGGGTACGAATCTTCGAGGCACTCAGTTCTACCCTCAGTCTCGATGAGTGTGTAGATTTTGATTGGTTTGCGGGAAGAACTTCAAACTATACCGGCGCCGATATCCAGAGCATTCTGACTTCGGCAAACATGGCAGCTGTTAAGGAGGCGCTAGCTCAGTTTGGACACGAG AAACTGCCAAAGAAAATCTCGCTGAAGCAGAAGCACCTTATCGAGTCCTTCCAATCCACTCGACCCTCGCTCAGCGCCTCTGATGTGGCTAAATATCACAAAAC GTATGCTCGCTTTACCAACAAGGAGAAGACATCCAGGGAGTTTGTAGCCAAGCGCGCGACCTTGGCTTAA
- the Pex1 gene encoding peroxisomal ATPase PEX1 isoform X2, which translates to MNYGRIDHNTELVVAPNLYKGLSNGISNGAVEENSKLSRSKTTAQVKDDLAEKPTPLTHSSTVSNVKNTLQRNKRQDHMERLKKDLRRESSRSFEFRVIRGLWRERAQESDVYVNRKHLPEFFDLDLFYCMHTAGDKDYYVRVRTLEEDVEDDIPGTIHPSIELNANLMKLLGIKELERVVLRPKTTVVNFVEKIELFANKKTHYKIMENAFKRFVIERTQQKPMLFNQEEVVRLEDDLLVTVGILPEHFRYCVVDAQFLKESKIYAADLVRPVSEIIKEQTLPTSPLSVQDLIQLPEYDKILDQVVQELRMNLCLNADNSVMRQCNVLLAGASGTGKTVLVERILDQLSGKPDYCHFEFFYGSRSKGRKTESIQKDLRNIFTSCLQHAPAIVVLENLDVLAHSAGEQSSQDGEYYNRMADTVHQLIVQYTSNNAIAVIATVNELQTLNKRLSSPRGRHVFQTVARLPSLERADREIILRELCSHINASKDLDLVKFSNLTEGYRKCDLVQFVERAIFYAYRINKAQPVLTNDQLIESLEHTNSYCLQGIQSNQKTGSDKEANEMCVEEVPGLESVVGVLEEVLMWPSRYPTIFNASPLRNQAGVLLYGPPGTGKTYLVSQLATSWNLRIISVKGPELLAKYIGQSEENVRNLFNRARSARPCVLFFDEFDSLAPKRGHDSTGVTDRVVNQLLTELDGVEGLQGVTVIAATSRPELLDPALLRSGRIDRLVECPLPDAMARVRIFEALSSTLSLDECVDFDWFAGRTSNYTGADIQSILTSANMAAVKEALAQFGHEKLPKKISLKQKHLIESFQSTRPSLSASDVAKYHKTYARFTNKEKTSREFVAKRATLA; encoded by the exons ATGAACTATGGCAGGATAGATCACAACACGGAACTCGTGGTGGCTCCCAACCTTTACAAGGGACTCAGCAATGGAATTTCGAATGGTGCTGTCGAGGAGAACTCGAAACTGTCTAGGAGTAAAACCACTGCCCAAGTTAAGGATGACCTGGCTGAGAAGCCAACGCCCCTGACTCATTCCTCGACGGTGTCCAATGTGAAGAACACGCTGCAGCGCAACAAGCGACAGGATCATATGGAGCGCCTGAAAAAGGATCTGCGTAGGGAAAGCTCGCGAAGCTTCGAGTTCCGTGTGATCCGAGGTCTTTGGCGGGAGCGGGCTCAAGAGTCGGATGTCTATGTCAACCGGAAGCATCTGCCTGAGTTCTTCGATTTGGATCTGTTCTACTGCATGCACACTGCCGGTGACAAGGATTATTACGTGAGGGTTCGCACCCTGGAGGAGGATGTCGAGGATGATATACCCGGCACCATTCATCCCTCGATCGAACTGAATGCTAATCTGATGAAATTGCTGGGCATCAAGGAACTGGAACGCGTTGTGCTAAGGCCCAAAACAACTGTGGTTAACTTTGTGGAGAAAATTGAGCTGTTTGCCAATAAGAAAACGCACTACAAAATCATGGAGAATGCATTTAAGCGGTTTGTGATAGAGAGAACTCAACAGAAGCCGATGCTCTTCAACCAGGAGGAGGTGGTGCGGCTCGAAGACGATCTGCTGGTTACTGTCGGCATCCTGCCAGAGCATTTTCGTTACTGCGTGGTGGACGCTCAGTTTCTGAAGGAGTCCAAGATCTATGCTGCGGATCTGGTGCGCCCGGTTAGCGAGATTATTAAGGAGCAGACGCTGCCGACTTCGCCACTGAGTGTCCAGGATCTCATACAGTTGCCGGAGTACGATAAGATTCTAGATCAGGTGGTTCAAGAGCTGCGCATGAATTTATGCCTAAATGCGGATAACTCCGTGATGCGGCAGTGCAATGTCTTACTTGCAGGTGCGTCGGGAACCGGCAAAACCGTTCTTGTTGAGCGAATTCTGGACCAGTTGTCGGGCAAGCCGGATTATTGCCACTTTGAGTTCTTTTACGGATCACGAAGCAAAGGACGCAAGACGGAATCCATTCAAAAGGATCTGCGCAACATCTTCACCAGTTGTCTGCAGCATGCACCTGCCATCGTGGTGCTGGAGAACTTGGATGTGTTGGCCCATTCCGCTGGTGAGCAGTCCAGTCAGGATGGCGAGTACTACAACCGAATGGCGGACACTGTGCATCAGTTGATTGTCCAGTACACCAGCAACAATGCCATCGCTGTGATCGCTACCGTTAATGAGCTGCAGACACTCAACAAGCGATTAAGTTCACCCAGAGGCCGACACGTCTTCCAGACAGTTGCTCGTCTGCCCAGTTTGGAACGAGCAGATCGAGAGATAATCCTTCGGGAGCTCTGCAGCCACATCAATGCATCCAAGGATTTGGATCTTGTGAAGTTCTCCAACCTCACGGAAGGATACCGAAAATGTGATCTTGTCCAGTTCGTAGAGCGTGCAATATTTTATGCTTATCGCATAA ACAAGGCCCAGCCTGTTCTGACCAATGATCAGCTTATTGAGTCCTTGGAGCACACAAACTCCTACTGTCTGCAGGGCATTCAGAGCAATCAAAAGACTGGAAGCGATAAAGAGGCCAATGAAATGTGTGTTGAGGAGGTGCCTGGTCTGGAGTCAGTTGTGGGCGTGCTAGAGGAGGTTCTCATGTGGCCATCACGG TATCCCACCATTTTCAATGCATCACCCCTGCGCAATCAGGCCGGAGTGCTTTTGTACGGACCACCAGGAACCGGTAAGACCTACCTGGTCTCCCAGTTGGCCACATCGTGGAACCTGCGCATAATTTCCGTCAAGGGCCCCGAGCTTTTGGCCAAATACATCGGCCAGAGCGAGGAGAATGTGCGCAACCTGTTTAATCGAGCCCGCAGCGCTCGGCCGTGTGTGCTCTTCTTCGACGAGTTCGACAGTTTGGCGCCGAAGCGTGGTCACGATTCTACGGGGGTCACAGATCGGGTGGTAAATCAACTGCTTACCGAACTCGACGGCGTTGAGGGTCTGCAGGGAGTCACCGTCATAGCAGCGACCTCTAGGCCAGAACTGTTGGATCCGGCGCTCCTTCGATCCGGTCGCATCGATCGTCTTGTGGAGTGTCCTCTGCCGGATGCAATGGCTCGGGTACGAATCTTCGAGGCACTCAGTTCTACCCTCAGTCTCGATGAGTGTGTAGATTTTGATTGGTTTGCGGGAAGAACTTCAAACTATACCGGCGCCGATATCCAGAGCATTCTGACTTCGGCAAACATGGCAGCTGTTAAGGAGGCGCTAGCTCAGTTTGGACACGAG AAACTGCCAAAGAAAATCTCGCTGAAGCAGAAGCACCTTATCGAGTCCTTCCAATCCACTCGACCCTCGCTCAGCGCCTCTGATGTGGCTAAATATCACAAAAC GTATGCTCGCTTTACCAACAAGGAGAAGACATCCAGGGAGTTTGTAGCCAAGCGCGCGACCTTGGCTTAA
- the btl gene encoding fibroblast growth factor receptor homolog 2: protein MAKVPITLMIIALVSASPDLGCDFGHHRCYIDVTAENSPRQQHLLSDMDITLQCSRPLAKWYYQDRFQLRAPVLRLERAQSGNSGNYGCLDGQKRWYNISLLVGHKEAVGNDIASFAQVEAAPAIPEADLFFQPLNESRTLKLLQPLPKTVQKTAGGLFQLSCSPSDPEATGVNISWLHNDTQILGGRGRIKIKRWTLTVGQVQPEDAGSYHCELCVEQNCQRSNPTQLEVVSRSHTVPVLKPGYPRNASIALEDNVSIECLLEDSTLEPKITWLHKETKDNIDGVLQQLREQPQLPADLTRLITRMDEPQVLRLGNVLMEDGGWYICIAENQVGRTVAAAYLDLYSPLETTSDRGTTSTTPSTPTPTPSNGEDNDEEVDSADTPVGEGPPVFRKELRRLQHSLSGNTVTLACPVSGRANITWTKDNKPLNRELGVYVAKNWSLRFVEATSEDSGKYTCNVCNAWGCIQFDFSVQINDRTRSAPIIVVPQNQTVKVNGSLVMKCTVYSDLHPTVSWNRVVLRNASLDGLGSVQIQRLNFTMINDSVVLELRNVTYSQEGWYTCLASSGLGRSNSSVYLRVVSPLPPLEIYALVHAHPLGFTLAAITIVALFLLGSAFITFMMRRLRREKLLKLRIETVHQWTKKVIIYRPGGDEGSGCSSGDLQMPVIRIEKQRTTVSTTGTGGADPAQGFNEYEFPLDSNWEIPRQQLNLGSILGEGAFGRVVMAEADGLPRSPQLAETIVAVKMVKEEHTDTDMASLVREMEVMKMIGKHINIINLLGCCSQGGPLWVIVEFAPHGNLKDFLKQNRPGAPQRRSDSDGYLDDKPLIPAQHLGEKELTKFAFQIARGMEYLASRRCIHRDLAARNVLVSDGYVMKIADFGLARDIQDTEYYRKNTNGRLPIKWMAPESLQEKKYDSQSDVWSYGVLLWEIMTYGDQPYPQILSAEELYSYLITGQRMEKPAKCSLNIYVVMRQCWHFESCARPTFTELVESFDGILQQASSNPNDAYLDLSMPMLETPPSSGDEDDGSDTETFRETSPLRYQYTYKFN from the exons ATGGCAAAAGTGCCGATCACGCTGATGATCATTGCGCTCGTCTCCGCCTCTCCGGACCTGGGATGCGATTTTGGCCATCACCGCTGCTACATTGATGTCACTGCGGAAAACAGTCCGCGTCAGCAGCACCTCCTCTCCGACATGGACATCACGTTGCAGTGCAGCCGACCCCTGGCCAAGTGGTACTATCAGGATAGATTTCAACTCAGGGCGCCCGTCTTGCGCCTGGAAAGAGCCCAGTCCGGGAATTCAGGCAACTATGGCTGCCTGGATGGCCAGAAACGATGGTACAACATCTCCCTCCTTGTGGGCCACAAAGAGGCGGTTGGCAATGACATAGCCAGCTTTGCCCAGGTGGAAGCTGCACCGGCAATCCCCGAGGCGGATCTCTTCTTTCAGCCCTTGAATGAAAGCCGCACCCTAAAGCTGTTACAACCTCTTCCCAAGACCGTCCAAAAAACGGCTGGTGGTCTCTTCCAGCTGAGCTGCAGTCCCTCGGACCCGGAGGCAACCGGTGTGAATATATCCTGGCTACACAATGATACGCAAATCCTGGGTGGTCGTGGCCGAATTAAGATCAAGAGGTGGACACTGACTGTGGGACAAGTGCAACCAGAGGATGCCGGGAGCTATCACTGTGAGCTGTGTGTGGAGCAGAACTGCCAGCGGAGTAATCCCACCCAGTTGGAGGTGGTAAGCAGGAGTCACACAGTGCCCGTGCTAAAACCGGGATATCCGCGCAATGCCAGTATTGCCCTAGAGGATAACGTAAGCATTGAGTGTCTCCTGGAGGATTCCACCCTGGAGCCGAAGATCACGTGGCTGCACAAGGAGACAAAGGACAACATCGACGGTGTTCTACAGCAGCTGAGAGAGCAGCCCCAGCTACCTGCAGACCTCACCCGCCTGATAACCCGAATGGACGAGCCACAGGTGCTGCGTCTGGGAAATGTCCTCATGGAGGATGGCGGCTGGTACATCTGCATTGCCGAGAACCAGGTCGGGCGCACGGTGGCGGCTGCCTATTTGGATCTGTACAGCCCTTTGGAAACCACCTCGGATCGCGGAACCACTAGCACCACACCAAGTACTCCCACACCCACTCCATCCAACGGAGAAGACAACGATGAGGAGGTTGATAGTGCGGATACTCCTGTCGGTGAGGGTCCGCCCGTGTTCAGAAAAGAACTGAGACGATTGCAGCACTCGTTGTCTGGAAATACCGTGACCTTGGCCTGTCCGGTGTCCGGCAGGGCGAACATCACGTGGACCAAAGACAATAAACCTTTAAACCGCGAGCTTGGCGTTTATGTCGCCAAGAACTGGTCACTGCGTTTCGTGGAGGCCACCAGCGAGGATTCGGGGAAATACACCTGCAACGTGTGCAACGCTTGGGGCTGCATTCAGTTTGACTTCAGCGTTCAGATAAACGATCGCACCAGATCCGCACCCATAATCGTGGTGCCACAGAACCAGACTGTGAAAGTAAATGGCAGCTTGGTGATGAAGTGCACCGTCTACTCCGATCTGCATCCCACAGTCAGCTGGAACAGGGTTGTCCTTAGGAACGCCTCGCTGGACGGGCTGGGGTCTGTACAGATCCAACGTCTCAACTTTACCATGATAAACGACTCCGTGGTGTTGGAGCTGCGCAATGTGACCTACAGCCAGGAGGGCTGGTACACTTGTCTGGCGTCTAGTGGTCTCGGCAGGAGCAACTCCAGTGTGTACCTGAGAGTAGTTAGTCCTCTGCCGCCCTTGGAGATCTACGCCCTGGTCCACGCCCATCCGCTTGGGTTTACGCTAGCTGCCATTACAATTGTGGCTCTGTTCCTCTTGGGCAGTGCTTTCATAACCTTCATGATGCGCCGGCTGAGGCGGGAGAAGCTCTTGAAACTCCGCATCGAAACAGTTCATCAGTGGACTAAGAAGGTAATCATCTACCGTCCAGGTGGAGACGAAGGAAGTGGCTGCAGCTCGGGTGATCTGCAAATGCCGGTGATTAGGATAGAAAAGCAGAGGACCACAGTTTCCACAACTGGAACGGGCGGTGCTGATCCCGCCCAGGGATTCAATGAGTACGAGTTTCCGCTGGACTCCAACTGGGAGATTCCCAGGCAGCAGCTCAACCTGGGTTCCATCCTGGGCGAGGGCGCCTTCGGACGAGTGGTAATGGCGGAGGCGGACGGGCTGCCCAGAAGTCCACAGCTGGCCGAAACCATTGTGGCCGTCAAGATGGTCAAGGAGGAGCACACGGACACGGACATGGCCAGCTTGGTGCGTGAGATGGAGGTAATGAAGATGATCGGCAAGCACATCAACATCATCAACCTGCTGGGCTGCTGCAGCCAGGGTGGACCGCTGTGGGTCATAGTGGAGTTTGCTCCGCACGGAAACCTCAAGGATTTCCTCAAGCAGAACCGGCCAGGTGCACCGCAGCGACGTAGTGACAGTGATGGCTATCTGGACGACAAGCCACTGATTCCAGCACAGCATCTCGGCGAGAAGGAGCTCACCAAGTTCGCCTTTCAAATAGCTCGCGGAATGGAGTACCTCGCCTCAAGACGG TGCATCCATCGCGATTTGGCGGCCCGCAACGTCCTTGTCAGCGATGGCTACGTGATGAAGATAGCCGACTTTGGCCTGGCGAGGGACATCCAGGATACGGAGTACTATCGGAAGAACACCAACGGACGGCTGCCCATTAAGTGGATGGCGCCCGAGTCGCTGCAGGAGAAGAAGTACGACTCGCAGAGCGACGTCTGGAGCTACGGTGTTCTGCTGTGGGAGATCATGACCTACGGAGATCAGCCGTACCCTCAAATCCTCTCTGCCGAGGAGCTCTACAGCTACCTGATCACGGGTCAGCGCATGGAGAAGCCGGCCAAGTGCTCCCTAAACATCTATGTGGTAATGCGACAGTGCTGGCACTTCGAGTCCTGTGCACGTCCCACGTTCACGGAGCTGGTGGAGAGTTTCGACGGGATCCTGCAGCAGGCGAGCAGCAACCCGAACGACGCCTATCTGGACCTTTCAATGCCCATGCTGGAGACGCCGCCCTCATCGGGGGATGAGGACGATGGCTCCGACACCGAAACATTCCGTGAGACATCTCCGCTCAGATACCAGTACACCTATAAGTTTAATTAG